The sequence below is a genomic window from Polyangiaceae bacterium.
GCTGGTGCCGTTCCTCGAGCACGACGACGCGAACCGCGCGCTCATGGGCGCAAACATGCAGCGTCAGGCCGTGCCGTTGGTTCGCACCGAGGCCCCCTTGGTCGGCACCGGCATGGAGCGTCGGGTGGCCATCGACTCCGGCGTCTGCGTCGTGGCACGGCGTGAGGGCGTGGTCGAGAGCGTGGATGCCGAGCGCATCGTCGTGCGCGCCACCGCTGGCGAGGGCGACGAGGTTCCGGACATCTATCAGCTGACCAAGTACCAGCGCTCGAATCAGAGCACCTGCTACAACCAGAAGCCCATCGTCCGTCCGGGCGAGGTGGTGAAGGCGAACGACGTGCTCGCCGATGGTCCGGCGACGGACAAGGGCGAGCTGGCCCTCGGTCAGAACGTGCTCGTCGCGTTCATGCCGTGGCAGGGATACAACTTCGAGGACTCCATCCTCGTCAGCGAGCGCATCGTCAAGGAAGACGTCTACACCTCGGTACACATCGAGGAGTTCGAGTGCGTCGCCCGCGACACCAAACTCGGCAAGGAAGAGATCACGAAGGACATCCCGAACGTCGGTGAAGAGGCCCTCAAGGACCTCGACGACGCCGGCATCGTCCGGATCGGTGCCGAGGTGAAGCCGGGAGACATTCTGGTCGGCAAGATCACGCCCAAGGGCGAGAGTCAGCTCTCCCCCGAAGAAAAGCTGCTCCGCGCCATCTTCGGCGAGAAGGCCGGCGACGTCCGGGACAGCTCCTTGAAGGTGCCGCCGGGAGTCTCCGGCATCGTGATCAACGCTCGCATCTTCAGCCGCAAGGGCACCGAGAAGGACGAGCGCGCTCGCACCATCGAGGACCAGGAACGCGCCAAGCTGGAGCGGACCCGAGACGAGGAAGTGAAGATCCTCCGGGACTCCTTCTTCCGGAAGATCAAGAAGGTGCTGACCGGCAAGACCACCGCCGGCAAGCTCGTGGACGACAAGGGCAAGGTGCTCCTGGCCAAGGGCGTCCAGATCGCCGCGGACGAGCTGACGGAGATCCCCCGCAAGTACTGGGGCGAAATTCCGGTGGAGTCTGGTGGCGACGAGGTCGCTCAGCTCCTGCACGATCTGGAGGAGATGGTCCGGGAGCGCGAAGAGCACTTCCGCGACAAGATCGAGCGCCTCAGCCGTGGTGACGAGCTGCCCCCGGGCGTCATCAAGATGGTCAAGGTCTACGTCGCCATCAAGCGCAAGCTGCAGGTTGGCGACAAGATGGCCGGCCGTCACGGCAACAAGGGTGTCGTCAGCCGCATCCTGCCGGAAGAGGACATGCCCTATCTGGCGGATGGCCGTCCGGTGGACATCGTGCTCAACCCGCTGGGTGTGCCGAGCCGCATGAACGTCGGACAGATCCTCGAGACTCACCTCGGCTGGGGTGCGCGAGAGCTGGGCCGCCAGATCCACGAGATGGTGGAGTCCAAGTTCTCACCCGACAAGGTGAAGGCTCGCTTGGTCGAGGTGTACGACGGCGACGAGAACTTCTCCAAGATGATCAAGTCGCTCTCGGCGGACGAGGCCATCAGTCTCGCGAGCAAGGTCAAGAACGGCGTGTTCTTCGGAACCCCGGTGTTCGACGGCGCTCACGAGGCTCAGATCAAGGGTGCACTCAACAAGGCGGAGCTCAGCCCGTCGGGTCAGGCCATCCTGTTCGACGGCCGCAGCGGTGAGCCCTTCGACCACAACGTCACGGTCGGCGTGATGTACATGCTGAAGCTCCACCACCTGGTGGACGACAAGATCCACGCCCGGTCCATCGGCCCCTACTCCCTGGTCACCCAGCAGCCGCTCGGTGGCAAGGCGCAGTTCGGTGGTCAGCGTCTGGGCGAGATGGAGGTCTGGGCCATGGAAGCGTACGGCGCCGCCTACGCGCTTCAGGAGTTCCTCACCGTCAAGAGCGACGACGTGCAAGGACGCACCCGGATGTACGAGTCCATCGTCAAGGGCGAGTACGCCCTCGAGGCGGGGCTTCCAGAGAGCTTCAACGTTCTCATCAAGGAGCTCCAGTCGCTGTGCCTGAACGTCGAGCTCGTCGAGGCCCCCGCTCAGGCGACGGCGGCGGAGGAATGAGATGACGACGACCCTGGGAAACATTTCCACGATCCACGGAGGCTGCCCCAATGCGTGACATCTTCTCCTTCTTCGAGAAGCCCAAGGATCCGTTGTCGTTCTCCGCGATGCGGATCTCGCTCGCCAGCCCCGAGAAGATCCGCGAGTGGTCTCACGGCGAGGTGAAGAAGCCGGAGACCATCAACTACCGGACCTTCAAGCCGGAACGGGACGGCCTGTTCTGCGCCAAGATCTTCGGCCCCGTGAAGGACTACGAGTGCATCTGCGGCAAGTACAAGCGCATGAAGCACCGCGGGATCGTGTGCGAGAAGTGCGGCGTCGAGGTGATTCAGTCCAAGGTGCGTCGTGAGCGCCTCGGCCACATCAACCTCGCCACGCCGGTCGCCCACATCTGGTTCCTCAAGAGCCTCCCCAGCCGCATCGGCAACATCCTCGACATCACCCTCAAGGATCTGGAAAAGGTCCTGTACTGCGAGGCGTACATCGTCATCGACCCGAAGGACACCGGTCTCGGGGTAGGTGAGCTCCTCAGCGAGGACCGCTACGTCCAGCTCCTCGAGGAGTACGGGGACGACCGTTTCGACGCCGGCATGGGCGGCGAAGCCGTGCTCGAGATGCTGAAGCGCGTGGACGTGCACAGCCTCGCGGAGCAGCTCCGCGGTGAGATGCGTACCAGCACCAGCGAGGCGAAGCGCAAGAAGATCGCCAAGCGTCTGAAGGTGGTGGAGGCGTTCCGCGGTAGCGGCAACCGCCCGGAGTGGATGATGCTGACCGTCATCCCGGTCCTGCCGCCGGACCTGCGACCCCTGGTGCCGTTGGATGGTGGCCGCTTCGCGACCAGCGATCTCAACGACCTTTACCGTCGCGTGATCAATCGGAACAACCGCCTCAAGCGGCTCCTGGAGCTGAACGCGCCGGAGATCATCATCCGCAACGAGCGCCGCATGCTGCAAGAGGCAGTGGATGCGCTGTTCGACAACGGCCGCCGCGGCAAGACCATCACGGGTCCCAACAAGCGCCCGCTCAAGAGCCTGTCCGACATGCTCAAGGGCAAGCAGGGCCGGTTCCGTCAGAACCTGCTCGGCAAGCGTGTGGACTACTCGGGCCGTTCCGTCATCGTCGTCGGTCCCACGCTCAAGCTTCACCAGTGCGGCTTGCCGAAGAAGATGGCGCTCGAGCTGTTCAAGCCCTTCATCTACAACAAGCTGGAGGAGCGCGGCTTCGTCAACACCATCAAGAGTGCCAAGAAGATGGTGGAGAAGGAGCGTCCCGAGGTGTGGGACATCCTGGACGAGGTCATCAGCGAGCATCCCGTGCTCCTGAACCGCGCGCCCACCCTGCACCGTCTCGGCATCCAGGCATTCGAACCGGTGCTCATCGAGGGCAAGGCCATCCAGCTCCACCCGCTGGTCTGCGCAGCCTTCAACGCGGACTTCGACGGCGACCAGATGGCGGTCCACGTGCCGCTCTCCATCGAAGCTCAGATGGAGGCTCGCGTGCTCATGATGAGCACGAACAACATTCTGTCGCCCGCCAACGGCCGGCCCATCATCAACCCGACCCAGGACATCGTGCTGGGGCTCTATTACGCGACCCGGCTGCGCCGTTTCGCGCGGGGCAGCTACCGTGAAAATGCCCTGACCTACGACGAGGGCAAGGGCGAGCTGTCGGGCTACCTACGTGGCGTGTTCGCGTCTCCGGACGAGGTGCGCATGGCCTACGACAACGGCGTCGTGGACCTGCACTCCGGCATCAAGGTTCGGATCAAGGATCGCGACGACGAGGGCAAGCAGCGCTCGCGCGTGGTGGCTACCACCGTGGGCCGCGTCATCATCGCGGAGATCCTGCCGCCCGGTATTCCCTTCGACTACGTCAACAAGGTGCTCAACAAGAAGGCCCTGTCGGCGCTGATCGACGTCTGCTACCGCAAGCACAAGAACAAGGAAACGGTGCTGCTGGCAGACCGTCTCCGCACGCTGGGCTTCACCCACGCTACCCGCGCCGGTATCTCCATCTGCATGGATGACATGGTCATCCCGGACAAGAAGAAGGAGCTGATCGACGCGGCCCAGGCAGAGCTCGAACGCGTGGTCGATCAGTACCAAGAAGGCCTCATCACCGACGGCGAGCGTTACAACAAGGTGGTCGACATCTGGGCCGGCGTCGCGGACCGCGTGACGGAAGAGATGATGCAGGTCATCGGCCGCGAGGTGATGACGGATCCGGAGACCAACGAGAGCAGCGACGAATCGAGCTTCAACCCCGTCTACATCATGGCGGATTCCGGAGCTCGTGGTTCGACGCAGCAGATGCGGCAGCTGGCGGCCATGCGCGGGCTGATGGCCAAGCCTTCGGGCGAGATCATCGAGACGCCCATCACCGCGAACTTCCGCGAAGGTCTCAGCGTGCTGCAGTACTTCATCTCGACGCACGGCGCGCGCAAGGGCTTGGCGGATACCGCCCTCAAGACCGCGAACTCCGGCTACCTCACGCGACGTCTGGTGGACGTGGCACAAGACGCCGTGGTCGCGGAGTTCGACTGCGGGACCCTCGACGGCATTCGCGTCACCAAGCTCGAAGAGGCGGGCGAGGTCATTCAGCCGCTGGGCGATCGCATTCTCGGTCGCGTGGTGCTGGAGGACGTGGTGGACCCGCTCACCGGCGAGGTCTTGGTCGAGGCCAACACCGAGCTCGATGAGACCCTGGTTCGTCAGATCGAGGAAGCCGGCATCGAAGAGGTCGTCATCCGCTCCGTGCTCACCTGCCAGACTCGCCGTGGTGTGTGCTCCATGTGCTACGGCCGTGACCTGGCGCGTGGCTACCGCGTGAACATCGGCGAGGCCGTCGGCATCATTGCCGCGCAGTCCATCGGCGAGCCCGGCACTCAGCTCACCATGCGTACGTTCCACATCGGTGGCGCAGCGGCCCGCGGCAAGATCGAGCAGAGTTCGCTCGAGACGCGCACCGAAGGCACCGTACAGCTCCGTAACGTGCAGCTCGCGAACAAGCAGGACGGCTCGGTCGTGGTCATGAATCGCCACGGCGAGCTCGTGATCATGGACGATACGGGCCGCGAGCGTGAGCACCACCGTCTGGTGTACGGCGCCATGCTCAAGTGCAAGGATGGAGACCGAGTCCCGGCCGCGTCCATCGTGGCGGAGTGGGATCCCTTCGCGGCCCCCATCCTCACCGAGGTGGGCGGTATCGTGAAGTTCGGCGACCTGGTCGAAGGCGTCACCGTCATCGAGAAGGTCGACGAGGTCACGGGTCTTTCGCGCAAGATCGTCATCGAGTCGCGCGCGGCGGATCTCCGCCCGCGGATCACGATCTCGGATCCGGAGACCGGCGAGCCGATGAAGCTGCCGGGGACCGAGCTCGACGCCCGCTACCTGCTGCCGGTTGGCGCCAACATCGTGGCGCAGGAAGGCGAGCAAATCTCGGCCGGCGAGGCGCTGGTCAAGATCCCGCGGGACACCACCAAGGTGCAGGACATCACTGGTGGTCTGCCCCGCGTGGCGGAGCTGTTCGAGGCGCGCAAGCCGAAGGATCACGCCATCATCAGCGAGATCGACGGCATGGTGAGCTTCGGCAAGGACACCAAGGGCAAGCGCAAGGTCGTGATCACGCCCTATGGCATCGACGGCCAACTGCTCTCGGACCAGGCGCGCGAGTACCTGGTGCCCAAGGGCAAGCACATCCAGGTGCAGCCGGGTGACCACGTCCGCGCCGGTGATCCCCTGCAGGACGGACCCGCGAACCCGCACGACATCTTGCGCGTGAAGGGCGAGAAGGAGCTCGCGGCTTGGCTCGTCAACGAGATCCAGCAGGTGTATCGCCTGCAGGGCGTGGGCATCAACGACAAGCACATCGAAGCGATCGTGCGTCAGATGCTGCGCCGGGTCCGCATCAAGGAGGTCGGCGACACCAACTTCCTGATCGACGAGCAGGTCGAGAAGTACATCTTCGAGCGCGAGAACATGCGGATGATGGAGCGTGGTGGTCAGCCCGCCGTCGCGGAGCCCATGCTCCTCGGCATCACCAAGGCGTCGCTGTCCACGGAGTCCTTCATCAGTGCGTCCTCCTTCCAGGAGACGACGAAGGTGCTCACCGAGGCCGCGATCTGCGGCAAGACGGACGATCTCCGCGGCATCAAAGAGAACGTCATCATGGGTCGGCTGATCCCTGCGGGAACCGGTCTGCCGGCGTACAAGCGCCTGCAGGTGGTCGTGGAGGACAAGCAGGCTCAGCTGTCACCGGTGGCTTACGCCCCAGCGGTACAGGCCGAGATCACTCCCGCCGTCGGCGAGGAGTGAGTCGACCGAAAGAGCAACGGGCCGCGGGGCAATCGCCCTGCGGCCCAGCGCATTTTGTCAGGTGCCCGAGAGGGGCAGCACGATCGAGGCCGTCGCTCCGTAGCCGTAGAGGTAGGCGCCGACCGGCACGGAGCTGTCCAAGATGTGGCTACCGGCCGTAACAGCACACTCCACCCGTTGGTAGCTGGCACCGAGGGCGGACGAGCTGCAGCTCGAGGGGAGCGCCGCTCCATCGAGTTGCAGTCCGCTGGTGGAGGGTGCGATCACGACGAGGGTGCTCGTGGTCCATGTCGCGTCGGCCTGGAAGCCGAAGTGCTTCTGGAACGCAGGGCTATCCGTCACCAAGAACATCGACGGATCACCTGTGTCTTGCGTCGTGAAGTTCTTGGAGGCGAGCAGCTGCCCCACCAATAGGGGCGCGCTGCTGGTGAGCGTGAAGCTCGTCGTGGCCCAGATGTCGTGGACCTCACCGGCCGACACCGTGAAACTGTCGAAAGGAGCCGGCAAGCTGGTGGAGACGGTGGTCCCCGCGGAGGTGCCGACGACCCGCACGAAGTCGGGCTCCACGAACGAGCTCCCCGAGCGAAGCGGGCTCTTCGCGATGGCATAGCTCTGCCCGAGCGCGCCGTTCGGAGGGATCTGCAGCTCGAAGTGGTCGGTGCAGCAGGTGTCGTTCGGATCGTGGCCGGCGAACGTGGGCGCGGGAGGAGCGAAGCCGGCGTAGGGAACGGTGATGCGCTCGCCGCTGGAGAACACCGCGACCGGCGCGCTGGCTTCCACGATGGTTCCCGTCAAGTCCCCCGTGCCCCCATCGCTCGACAGGTTCAACACGTCGAACGGGCCAAGTTGCAGCGAGAGCTGCTCGCCGGCCTTTTTGGCAGAAATCGTGCCGTTTCCGAGCATGGCTCCCCCTGCCGTGACCGTGACCGAAGTCCCCGCCGCCGTGCCCACGATGGTCACGGAGCTGTGATCCGGGATGCCCGGGATGGAGATGGGCGCCGTCGGATTGGTAGTGGGCCATCCCAACACGTGATGCTTCGTGCCGAGCTCAGTTGCGGGCAACAGCGCCGTGCCGCCGTTGGCGGCGTCATCACCGTTCTGCTGATAGAGCAGGATGGGCGCCGTCGAGGTCACGTGAAAGGCGTTCGACGAGAGCAGCGTGTACGGCGGTCCCGGAGGATCCGCCGTGGAGCTCGTCATGCCGCTCACCTCGCGGGTGGGCATGGTGATCGTCAAGCTCTGTCCCGCGAGCACGTTCGTGTCCGAGACCTTGGTCGGCGCCGGCGTCGCTCCGGGCGCGGCGTCGTTCCGCTCCACGGTGACGTTGGCGGCGGCGCTGCCTGGGTTGTGCACCAACAAGTGCCAGGGCTTGTCCCACGCTGCGTCCGGACCGCGGGACATGGGCAGGTCTACGGCCCAAAACTCGGTTCCCGCTAGCGTGGGAGTCGGGGTCCCGCCGTCCCCCGCGGTGCCGCCCGCTCCGGCGCTGCCACCCACGCCAGCATCGCCGCCGCTCACTCCGCCACTGCCGCCGCCCACACCGCCCGTGCCTCCAGCCACGCCCCCGCTCCCGCCATCACCACCGGTCCCCGTGCCGCTAACGCCCCCGCTTCCGGCACTGGCGTCCAAACCTCCGTCGTGTGTACCGCCACCCCCCGAGCCGCTGCCTCCGCAGCCCACCAACGCCATCACACCCAAGAGCCCCGCCAAGCGCTTGTGCATGGTGACAAGGTGCCACGATCTCGAGGAGCGCGGGCCACGTGGTTCCGCGGCGGACCAACAAACCCAATAAATACGGACGTTTAAGTCGAAGATCGCGAAATTGTCTTGCGGGTACGCAGATGTAGGTGTTAGCAGTACACGTGCGTACACACTCTTACCGAGTGGGCAAGTTTCCAGCAGCGAGGATGGTCCCCATGAAAGGCAGCGCGATCTTCACCGGTCTGGTTCTCCTGAGCACGACGCTCGCCGTCGGTTGCTCCACCGACACCGCCGCGCCCGTGGGCGGTGGTGGCAACCAGCAGCTCGACCCAAGCGATCTGGTGAAGCCCGAAGAGGGCAAGGCAGATGCGAGCTACCTCGGCGTGTTCCTCGAGTTCGAGTTCGATGCAGAGGTGCTCGTCAGCGGCAGCTGGGGCGTGAGCTCCAAGATCGAAGATCAGCTGCTCTACACCATCGGGCACCTGAACGGCGAGAAGGCGGTCGGTCGTCTCGACAAGCTCGAGATCACGAACGTGCAAACGAGCAGCGAGGGCGGCAACACTCTCGTGAAGTATCACGCGAAGCTTCCCGTGGCCTGGGGTCGCAAGGACGCAGTGCCCGAGACGTACACTCTCAAGATCCCGCGCGACGGCACCTTCACCGGCTACGAGAGCTTCACGGAGAAGTACAAGCACGACTGCGTGGAGTGGGGCGCCCACGACGTGGATACCGGGAGCATGTGGTACTACTACCGCCCCAACAACTCCTCTTGTCATCTCGAGGAAGCCGACGTGGTCACGACCGTGGCGACGGTCAAACCCTCGGGCACGCAGACCACCGGCAAGTATCCCGAGTACGACCAGGTCTGGAAGGACGACCTGTTCAAGGTCGTGGCCATCTTCGGCAAGTACGAGGACGGCGCCACGAGCGCTTCGGACGCCGGGATTTCCGCCTACAACGAGTTCGTGAAGAGCATCAAGAGCCGGCTGTCCGCTCACCAGCTGACCACCACGCCAGCGCAGGTTCCGACCTCTCCGGGCGTCGAGATGCCGGACATCACCTTCGAGGCCACGCTGGCCGACGGCAAGAAGGTGCAGGTCACCACGCTCCTGGTCGACAACGTGCGCACTGCTGGTTACGCCTTCGACAAGCGTTATGAGGAGCTGAGCGGCACCGCGGACTTCATCGTGTACAACGGCCACGCGGGCCTGGGCGCCAACATCCGCGCGTTGGCTCAGAAGGGCAAGTGGGTCCAGGGCCAATACGCGGTCGTGTTCATGAACGGCTGCGACACCTACGCCTACGTGGACTCCGAGCTGTGGGACGACCACGCTGCCGTGAACCCCGATGACCCGAAGGGCACCAAGTACCTCGACATCGTCACCAACGCGATGCCGGCCTACTTCCGTTCGGACGCTGGCGCGACCATGGCCTTCGTCAACGGCCTGCTCAGCTACGAGCAGCCGAAGACCTACGAGCAGATCTTCAAGGAGGTCGACGGCTCGCAGATCATCCTGGTCAGCGGCGAAGAGGACAACGCCTTCGTGCCCGGCGGCGGCGGCGGCACGCCAGAGGCTTGGGAAGGCATGAACGAGAGCGGCAGCGTGGCCAAGAACGAAGAGATCCGCTACGCCACGCCGACGCTCACGCCGGGCCGCTATCGCTTCGACATGGACGGCGACAGCGACGCCGACCTGTACGTGCGCGTCGGCGAGGCTCCCGAAAAGAACCTCTACGATTGCCGTCCCTACAAGTACGGCTCCAAGGAGAGCTGCGAGGTCGAGATCACCACGCCGGCGCCGGTTCACGTGATGGTGCGCGGCTGGGCGTCGAGCTCGAGCTACACGCTGGCGGGCAGCCCCGAGTAGTCCGCCTCACCCAGAAAGGGCCGCGGTGATCCCATCGCGGCCTTTTCCAATTTTGTCGCGGCGCCGCGGAATCAGTGCGCTCTCATTGTGCCGTCGGTGGCGCGGACAGCTCTCGCTCGGTAGAGATACGGTCGTACGCCAGCCACGCCCCATAGCCGAGCAGCACGAGCGCTGCGGCAAAGCCGATGGCAATGATGGGAGCGCGACGGCGCGTTCCGAAATTGGGCTCGGAGTCGAGGGACTCGCGGGCCAGCGCTTCGAGATCGACCGGCGGCCGCGCGGGCTGCGCCTGCGGCGGTGCCGGCTGCGTGAGCGCTGGCGGCGGGGGCGTCCCGGCAGCGGGCAGCGGCTGGGGCGGCGGTTCGCGGCTGGCGCGCTCCAGCGCTTCGGCCAACATGGCGCGGTCACCCGTGGGCGTCTTGAGATCGCCCATCACCGCGATCGAGCTCGAATGCGTCACGGACGACTCGAACTCCGCGGCGAGCTCGGAGCGCTGCTCGGCTGCGTCGAGGGCGCGGCTCACCATCTTCTTGCGGCGTGCGAGACGCTCGGCGAGCTTGCTGGAAACGTAGGCGGCCACGTCTGTCTGCGTGGTGGGGCCGCACAGCTGGATGATCAGCGTCTCCAGCGCTCGGTGCATTTCGTCCGCGGTCGCGTAGCGTCCGTTCGGCTCGTAGCACAGCGCGGTGTACACCACTTCCGCGACCTCGTTCGGCACGCCGCGTAGTGGCTCCGGGGGCATGCCCTTCACCAACCGCGCGAGCGTGGCGAGCTGATTGTCACCTTCGTACGGGGTCCTACCCGATAGCAGTTGATACAGCATCACCCCCGCGGCCCAAATGTCTGCGCGGCGGTCCACGTCCCTGCCCAGAGCCTGCTCCGGGGCCATGTACGCGACCTTGCCCTTGATGACACCCGCGCTGGTCTCCTCGCTCAAGCGATCCACGGCCTTGGCCACGCCGAAGTCGATGACCTTGACCTCACCGGTGTGGCTCACCAAGACGTTGGCGGGGGACACGTCGCGATGCACCACCCCGAGGAGGGTGCCGTCTGGACTCTTCACCTCGTGGGCGGCGTGCAGGCCATTCAGTGTGTCGCTCACGATTCTGAGGACGATGCCCAGCGGCAGCTTCTCTCCGGAGCCATGGACCACCCGACGGAGAGCGGACACCGAGTCGCCTTCGATCCACTCCAGCACCAGGTAGAGCAGATCCACCTGCTCGCCCAGATCCAGGATCTGCGCCACGTTCGGATGGTGGATGTTGGCGATGATGCGCGCCTCGTCCAGGAACATGCGCTGGAAGCGAGGGTCCGCCGCGTGTTGGGACAGGATCGTCTTGATCGCGACCAAACGCTCGAAGCCGTGGTGGCCGGTGAGCCGCGCCACCCAAACCTGGGCCATGCCGCCCTGGGCGATGGGGGCCAAGAGCTCGTAGCGATCAAGTCGCGCTCCTGGCGCCAGCTGTGCAGGCGGAGGCACCGAGCTCATAGGAGGCTCAACTTTTGTCGCTCCCCGGGGGCTTGCGCAAGGCCTTTGCTGGGGAGGCCGGTTCCATGCGGTGCTGGCGCCGAGATTGGCGCGTCGTGTAGCCTATTGGCGATGTCGACGAACCCGATCCTCGGGCTGGACGTTTACGTGGCACTGGCAGCAGTGGGCTGGGCGGATGGCCAGCTCACCCGAGAAGCGGCAGACGCGATCTTACGGACGGCGTCCGAAGAGGGGATCGAGATCGAACAGCTGTCCAAGATCGAGGACGCCGTGAAGGAGCCGGTAGACGTGGGCGTCGTCGATCGGATGAACATGAGCAAATCCGATCGCTTGTACGTCTACGCCGTCGCCTCCTGGATCGCGGCGTTGGACGGGCCCGCCACCGACAAGGAGCAAGAGGCTCTCGACAAGCTGGGCCTGGCCTTGGGGGTTCCCGAACCTCCGCGTCGCCATGCCGACGAGATCATGCGTGAAATCGCCGCGCAGGACTCGCGGCCGGAGCGTTTCGATTTGCACGCTCTACGCAAGACGTTGGACGAACGACTGGAGGCGGCCCGCGCGGCGCGCTTGGCTCAGTCCGAGGACGCCGAGTCCTGACTCAGTCGGCGCCGTTCGCGGCATCCGACTTCTCGTCGTGGTGAACGCGCACCTCGAGTAGCCGGATTCGTCGTCGAAACGCCTCGAGCACCTCGAACTCCGCGGTGCCCACCACGACCTTGTCGCCCACCCGTGGTGAGCGGCCGAGCTCGGAGAGCACCAAGCCCGCAACGGTGTCCTCGTCCCGATCCGACAGCTCGAGCTCGAGGGCCTCTTCCAGGTCCATCACCAACGTGGTGCCGCTCACGCGATACACGCCGTCGCCCACGGCGCTCACGTCGGGGATCTCTTCGTCGAACTCGTCCTGGATCTGTCCGACGATTTCCTCGATCACGTCCTCCAGCGTCACGATGCCGCTGATTCCGCCGTATTCGTCCACTACCGCGGCCATGTGCAGGCGCTCTTGCCGCATGCGCCGGAGCAGGGCGTCCAGCGGCAGGGTCTCCGGCACGAAGGTGATCTCCCGCTT
It includes:
- a CDS encoding PPC domain-containing protein gives rise to the protein MKGSAIFTGLVLLSTTLAVGCSTDTAAPVGGGGNQQLDPSDLVKPEEGKADASYLGVFLEFEFDAEVLVSGSWGVSSKIEDQLLYTIGHLNGEKAVGRLDKLEITNVQTSSEGGNTLVKYHAKLPVAWGRKDAVPETYTLKIPRDGTFTGYESFTEKYKHDCVEWGAHDVDTGSMWYYYRPNNSSCHLEEADVVTTVATVKPSGTQTTGKYPEYDQVWKDDLFKVVAIFGKYEDGATSASDAGISAYNEFVKSIKSRLSAHQLTTTPAQVPTSPGVEMPDITFEATLADGKKVQVTTLLVDNVRTAGYAFDKRYEELSGTADFIVYNGHAGLGANIRALAQKGKWVQGQYAVVFMNGCDTYAYVDSELWDDHAAVNPDDPKGTKYLDIVTNAMPAYFRSDAGATMAFVNGLLSYEQPKTYEQIFKEVDGSQIILVSGEEDNAFVPGGGGGTPEAWEGMNESGSVAKNEEIRYATPTLTPGRYRFDMDGDSDADLYVRVGEAPEKNLYDCRPYKYGSKESCEVEITTPAPVHVMVRGWASSSSYTLAGSPE
- a CDS encoding serine/threonine protein kinase, which codes for MSSVPPPAQLAPGARLDRYELLAPIAQGGMAQVWVARLTGHHGFERLVAIKTILSQHAADPRFQRMFLDEARIIANIHHPNVAQILDLGEQVDLLYLVLEWIEGDSVSALRRVVHGSGEKLPLGIVLRIVSDTLNGLHAAHEVKSPDGTLLGVVHRDVSPANVLVSHTGEVKVIDFGVAKAVDRLSEETSAGVIKGKVAYMAPEQALGRDVDRRADIWAAGVMLYQLLSGRTPYEGDNQLATLARLVKGMPPEPLRGVPNEVAEVVYTALCYEPNGRYATADEMHRALETLIIQLCGPTTQTDVAAYVSSKLAERLARRKKMVSRALDAAEQRSELAAEFESSVTHSSSIAVMGDLKTPTGDRAMLAEALERASREPPPQPLPAAGTPPPPALTQPAPPQAQPARPPVDLEALARESLDSEPNFGTRRRAPIIAIGFAAALVLLGYGAWLAYDRISTERELSAPPTAQ
- a CDS encoding TerB family tellurite resistance protein, whose amino-acid sequence is MSTNPILGLDVYVALAAVGWADGQLTREAADAILRTASEEGIEIEQLSKIEDAVKEPVDVGVVDRMNMSKSDRLYVYAVASWIAALDGPATDKEQEALDKLGLALGVPEPPRRHADEIMREIAAQDSRPERFDLHALRKTLDERLEAARAARLAQSEDAES